From a single Okeanomitos corallinicola TIOX110 genomic region:
- the mrdA gene encoding penicillin-binding protein 2, with amino-acid sequence MAILPSLLSIQKNTRTVGRGSQPLFLILFTLLMTSGIGARLAYLQIMEGPKHKERAESNRIRMITKQPERGNIFDRNGKLLATTRYPRSVYLWPMAHTQPSWLVVGPLLSQILEIPQAEIEQKLIDAGVNSASLVRIARNLNDAQVTALKEYETELAGVEINTEAMRYYPQGKITAHIIGYTRELTAEQLKEKRSQGYRLGDVIGHMGVEKAYEKTLRGEWGGQQVEVDGAGRPLRVLGEKQAQAGNDLHLTIDLEIQKVAEKAIGRRNGAIVALNPNNGEVLAMVSHPTFDPNIFSKPKLSQKDWESLQNAEHPLVNRALSVFPPASTFKIVTTTAALESGKFSPNTVLQTYGYLNIGGTRFGEWNHAGFGPLGFVGAMQWSSDTFFYQIAKGIGGPTLIDWTRRYGFGEKTGFDFATEEAKGLVPDDTWKRKAWKMPWTVGDTVNMSIGQGALQTSPLQVAVMFAVPANGGYRVQPHLLKDDGDAKKWRESLNMKPVTVKILRDGLRKVITEGTAQALNKPNLPPVAGKTGTAEAWKGRAKQNHAWFGAYAPADKPEILVVAFGEHSGGGGGSVAAPMILEIFEDYFARKKASGTVRRK; translated from the coding sequence ATGGCTATATTACCATCACTACTCAGTATTCAAAAAAATACCCGTACGGTCGGCCGTGGTTCTCAACCATTATTTTTAATTTTATTCACCTTACTGATGACATCTGGGATAGGCGCTCGTTTGGCTTATTTACAGATTATGGAAGGGCCAAAACATAAAGAACGGGCAGAATCTAACCGGATTCGGATGATTACCAAGCAACCGGAACGGGGAAACATTTTTGACCGTAATGGCAAACTATTAGCTACTACTCGTTATCCCCGATCTGTTTATTTGTGGCCAATGGCACATACTCAACCTTCATGGTTAGTAGTTGGCCCACTGCTTTCTCAAATTCTGGAGATTCCGCAAGCGGAAATAGAGCAGAAACTCATAGACGCAGGTGTAAATTCTGCCTCTCTAGTTCGTATTGCACGTAACTTGAATGATGCTCAAGTAACGGCTTTAAAAGAATATGAAACCGAATTAGCAGGGGTAGAAATAAATACAGAAGCTATGCGCTATTATCCTCAAGGTAAAATAACAGCGCATATTATTGGTTACACCCGTGAACTGACAGCAGAACAGTTAAAAGAAAAGCGGTCTCAAGGCTACCGTTTGGGAGATGTAATTGGTCACATGGGTGTAGAAAAAGCCTATGAAAAAACTCTCAGAGGTGAATGGGGTGGTCAGCAGGTAGAAGTGGATGGCGCTGGTAGACCCCTAAGAGTTTTAGGAGAAAAACAAGCTCAAGCGGGGAATGATTTACACTTAACTATAGATTTAGAAATCCAAAAAGTAGCAGAAAAAGCCATAGGTAGACGGAATGGGGCGATTGTAGCACTCAATCCCAATAATGGGGAAGTGTTAGCAATGGTATCTCATCCCACCTTTGACCCCAATATTTTCTCTAAACCAAAACTCTCTCAAAAAGATTGGGAAAGTTTACAAAATGCTGAACATCCTTTGGTGAATCGCGCTTTAAGTGTGTTTCCTCCAGCCAGTACATTTAAGATTGTGACTACAACTGCTGCTTTAGAATCTGGGAAATTTTCACCAAATACAGTTTTGCAAACCTATGGTTATTTAAACATCGGTGGGACAAGATTTGGAGAGTGGAATCATGCTGGCTTCGGTCCGTTGGGGTTTGTGGGGGCGATGCAGTGGAGTAGTGATACTTTCTTTTATCAAATTGCTAAGGGTATAGGTGGTCCAACTTTGATTGATTGGACTCGTAGATATGGTTTTGGGGAAAAAACAGGTTTTGATTTTGCTACGGAAGAGGCTAAGGGTTTAGTTCCTGATGATACATGGAAGCGAAAAGCTTGGAAAATGCCTTGGACTGTGGGTGATACTGTCAATATGTCTATTGGTCAAGGTGCTTTACAAACTTCTCCTTTACAAGTCGCTGTGATGTTTGCTGTGCCGGCTAATGGTGGTTATCGTGTGCAACCCCATTTGTTAAAAGATGATGGAGATGCTAAAAAATGGCGTGAGTCTTTGAATATGAAGCCTGTAACTGTAAAAATTCTCCGTGACGGTTTACGGAAAGTAATTACTGAGGGTACTGCTCAAGCTCTGAATAAACCAAATCTTCCTCCAGTAGCCGGTAAAACTGGAACAGCGGAAGCATGGAAGGGGAGAGCAAAACAAAATCATGCTTGGTTTGGTGCTTATGCACCAGCTGATAAACCAGAAATTTTAGTGGTGGCTTTTGGTGAACATTCTGGTGGTGGTGGTGGTAGTGTGGCTGCACCGATGATTTTAGAAATTTTTGAAGATTATTTTGCGAGGAAGAAAGCTTCTGGTACAGTACGGCGTAAATAA
- a CDS encoding ABC transporter permease translates to MPKKSLYRQSLQLFPPLALLAPSGIWLLLLLLLPTLIIFELSLVTNIRPGEIVNPDGLNNYLRILEPLYLKVIFHSLFLAINTTIICLFLGFPVAYWIAQIAPKPWRNLLLLGFVLPLWTSSLLRSYAWITILRPTGLFNSILASLGLPALELLNRTPAVLIGMSYSLLPYMVLVLYASLEKLDQRLLEAAADLGANPVEAFWKVTVPQVFPGIAAGSLLVFITALGDFINPELLGGASSMTAARLVYNQFLGATQNWGFGSALSMTLILVVSIAIALIIKFGEATPKQ, encoded by the coding sequence ATTCCCAAAAAATCTTTGTATCGCCAATCTTTACAATTATTCCCACCTTTGGCTTTATTAGCACCATCTGGGATTTGGTTATTACTGTTATTGTTACTACCGACATTGATAATTTTTGAATTGAGTTTAGTAACAAATATTAGACCAGGAGAAATTGTCAATCCTGATGGTTTAAATAACTATCTTCGCATTTTAGAACCACTATATTTAAAAGTCATATTTCATTCCCTGTTTTTAGCAATTAATACGACAATTATTTGTTTATTTTTGGGTTTTCCTGTGGCATATTGGATTGCTCAAATCGCACCAAAACCTTGGCGGAATTTGCTGTTATTAGGTTTTGTTTTACCTCTGTGGACTTCTTCCCTATTACGTTCCTATGCTTGGATTACTATCCTCCGTCCGACAGGATTGTTTAATAGCATACTTGCCAGTTTAGGTTTACCAGCTTTGGAATTATTGAATCGTACTCCTGCTGTTTTAATTGGCATGAGTTACAGTTTATTACCCTATATGGTTTTAGTTTTGTATGCTTCTTTAGAAAAGTTGGATCAGCGTTTATTAGAAGCAGCCGCAGATTTAGGAGCAAACCCTGTAGAAGCGTTTTGGAAAGTGACTGTACCGCAGGTTTTTCCTGGTATTGCAGCTGGTTCTTTGTTGGTCTTTATTACTGCTTTGGGAGATTTTATTAACCCGGAATTACTAGGTGGTGCTTCCAGTATGACTGCTGCGAGGTTAGTTTATAACCAGTTTCTTGGTGCTACCCAAAATTGGGGTTTTGGTTCAGCATTGAGTATGACTTTAATTTTGGTTGTGAGTATAGCGATCGCCCTGATAATTAAATTTGGGGAAGCCACACCTAAGCAGTAG
- a CDS encoding ABC transporter ATP-binding protein: MPLELENLTGGYTTIPIVKDVNLSLENGEWLSLVGANGSGKSTLLKLVSRILSPQGGVVLLDGKAIHSQPPNLVAQKLALLPQQQPVPVGLTVRQLVSLGRTPHQKWWEWELTGNDQQIVASAIAKTQLEKFSDRLVENLSGGERQRAFLALALAQEPKVLLLDEPTTYLDINYQLQLLELLRNLNLQQHLTIVTVLHELNLAARYSSRIALLKQGQLWEVGKPETVLTPDNIAEVFGVESLIIQTPVGLQVCAISAV, encoded by the coding sequence ATGCCTTTAGAATTAGAAAATCTCACTGGTGGTTACACTACTATACCTATTGTTAAAGATGTTAATTTATCTTTAGAAAATGGGGAATGGTTAAGTTTAGTTGGTGCTAATGGTTCTGGTAAGTCTACTTTATTAAAGTTAGTTAGTCGGATTCTTTCACCTCAAGGTGGAGTAGTTTTACTGGATGGTAAAGCTATTCATTCTCAACCACCTAATTTAGTTGCCCAAAAATTGGCACTTTTACCACAACAACAACCTGTTCCTGTTGGTTTAACTGTGCGTCAATTAGTAAGTTTAGGAAGAACTCCTCATCAAAAATGGTGGGAATGGGAATTAACAGGAAATGATCAACAAATTGTGGCTTCAGCAATTGCCAAAACTCAATTAGAAAAGTTTAGCGATCGCCTAGTTGAAAATCTTTCTGGTGGGGAAAGACAACGGGCTTTTTTAGCTTTAGCTTTAGCACAAGAACCCAAAGTTTTATTATTAGATGAACCAACTACTTATTTAGATATTAATTATCAATTACAGTTATTGGAATTACTACGAAATCTTAATTTACAACAGCATTTAACTATTGTTACAGTGTTACATGAGTTAAATTTAGCTGCTCGTTATAGTTCCAGAATTGCTTTATTAAAACAAGGTCAACTTTGGGAAGTTGGTAAACCGGAAACTGTGTTAACACCAGATAATATTGCTGAGGTTTTTGGGGTGGAATCTTTGATTATTCAAACTCCTGTAGGTTTACAAGTTTGTGCTATTAGTGCTGTTTAA
- a CDS encoding metalloregulator ArsR/SmtB family transcription factor, producing MTTSTTTPPHLIIAGFHALSDPIRIRVIELLRQRELCVCDLCDALEISQSKLSFHLKNLKEANLVNARQEGRWIYYSLNLHQFQALEEYLTDIHSNSVFYPSRSCCQ from the coding sequence ATGACTACTTCTACAACCACACCCCCACACTTAATTATCGCCGGCTTTCATGCCCTTTCTGACCCCATTAGAATTAGAGTCATAGAATTACTGCGTCAGCGTGAACTTTGCGTCTGCGATTTATGCGACGCTTTAGAAATAAGTCAATCAAAACTATCTTTTCATCTCAAAAACTTGAAAGAAGCAAATCTCGTTAATGCCCGTCAAGAAGGACGTTGGATCTATTATAGTTTGAATTTACACCAATTTCAGGCTTTAGAAGAGTATTTAACTGATATTCACAGTAATTCTGTATTTTATCCCTCTCGTTCTTGTTGTCAGTGA
- a CDS encoding S-layer homology domain-containing protein → MTKASSRFKFLRYLVLCVGFVASPTSVIAQVAMLQPNELNDLPDSGLEPVEIQKLDNSDRTHPQSRELTFQFLVPDNTESTDIGTAIATKTDSEDDSFTVQSNTDRQIISKNKKSKKSNKKSKKSNKKSGQFNQKTKKFKKGKKFKKYCGQFFEGKVIKGSEFTATGNFSSATLIQVFDNEAAYLSGSSAVQTIEYSTTSNQVISSGDQIGSLTVKTTQTNKLTFQYLSTTDTNYTDIVLSNKQGYGAVTGIVDADGESYIVVSDGRRGKKCKKFKRVKQCKKGSNVFTQGNITGGGKFIETVDCSSDKLVQIFNDAPDYIFTDVRKSYWASRFIYRLSSLQIIQGFPDGDFQPETGITHAQFATIISKAFNVRRIRQATVIENISRDYWAYGNLQTAYSMGFIDVSSTTFNVEQQLTKLNVLTSIARGLGYTQVTSAKSIDEILSVFSDADSIPADDRVYIAALVEKGILVNYPNVNTLNLNQIISRAETCALVHQALVGLEKLESISSNYIAQ, encoded by the coding sequence ATGACCAAAGCATCCTCACGGTTTAAATTCCTTCGTTATTTGGTTTTGTGTGTTGGGTTTGTAGCTAGTCCTACTAGCGTTATAGCTCAAGTAGCTATGCTACAACCCAATGAGTTAAATGATTTACCCGATTCTGGTTTAGAACCAGTAGAAATTCAGAAACTTGACAACAGCGATCGCACACATCCTCAATCCAGAGAACTTACCTTTCAATTTCTTGTCCCCGACAACACTGAATCAACCGATATAGGTACAGCCATAGCTACTAAAACTGACAGCGAAGATGACTCCTTTACTGTTCAGAGCAACACTGATCGGCAGATAATCAGTAAAAATAAAAAGAGTAAGAAATCTAATAAAAAGAGTAAGAAGTCTAATAAAAAAAGTGGGCAATTTAATCAAAAGACTAAGAAATTTAAAAAGGGTAAGAAATTTAAGAAATACTGTGGTCAATTCTTTGAAGGCAAAGTTATCAAAGGTTCAGAGTTTACCGCCACAGGTAATTTCAGTTCTGCGACATTAATTCAAGTTTTTGATAACGAAGCAGCTTATCTATCCGGGTCTTCAGCAGTACAAACCATCGAGTATTCAACTACCTCTAATCAAGTCATTTCCTCTGGCGATCAAATTGGTAGTTTGACCGTCAAGACAACCCAGACAAATAAGCTAACCTTCCAATATCTTTCTACAACCGATACTAACTATACCGATATAGTCTTGTCCAATAAACAAGGCTATGGGGCTGTGACCGGCATTGTAGATGCAGATGGCGAATCTTACATTGTTGTATCCGATGGTAGACGAGGTAAAAAGTGCAAGAAGTTCAAACGTGTTAAACAATGTAAAAAAGGATCTAACGTCTTCACTCAGGGAAATATCACTGGTGGGGGCAAATTTATCGAAACCGTTGATTGCAGTTCTGACAAACTTGTTCAAATTTTCAATGACGCGCCAGATTACATTTTTACAGATGTGAGAAAGAGCTACTGGGCCAGTCGTTTTATTTATCGTCTATCTTCCCTACAAATTATTCAAGGCTTTCCAGATGGAGATTTCCAACCGGAAACAGGCATCACCCACGCACAGTTTGCCACAATTATCAGTAAGGCATTCAACGTCCGTAGAATCAGACAAGCCACCGTTATTGAAAACATTTCCAGGGACTACTGGGCTTATGGTAACTTGCAGACAGCTTATTCAATGGGCTTTATTGATGTCAGCAGTACAACTTTTAATGTAGAACAACAACTTACAAAACTAAATGTGTTAACTTCAATTGCCAGAGGACTGGGATATACTCAAGTCACATCTGCCAAGAGTATTGACGAGATACTAAGTGTCTTTAGCGATGCAGATAGCATTCCTGCTGACGATCGCGTTTACATTGCAGCCTTAGTGGAAAAGGGCATCCTGGTAAACTACCCGAACGTCAACACCCTAAATCTTAACCAAATCATTTCCCGTGCCGAAACCTGCGCCTTGGTGCATCAAGCCCTAGTAGGTCTTGAAAAGTTAGAGAGCATTAGTTCCAACTACATCGCTCAGTAA
- a CDS encoding phosphotransferase, whose amino-acid sequence MSNFSIQVYKNLNSNKPPEISLPPHLPQSDLTNPTLINIAKDLFTENGVLLIQNLFSQDLITQLNQSFFEQYNSYFEDQDHTDALEVGVKRKMVTVKFQTPFNHPDLYGNPLLIHLIEGLLGKDFVLGSFGAVIALPGAEEQHIHQDHPALFEDEALNIQLPSFAITVVVPLIDLTPATGSTQVWKGSHRLSSTAELENKNLSVPFVSTGSCYLMDYQLWHGGTPNISHQVRPILYIVYYRSWFQETVNYEQQLRVSITQNEYQKIPENYQFLFARTQDLLKFSHFLSLQENSQLPANTSDDQLTASAQVDKLSKLAKLALSEYGMEHAGLELISHGENTVFAVDVAKGLIEQENSRYSSSRFIFRIHRPNYLPISAITSELSWLKYLSQEANLPVPEPIPTLEGRLCTWGKFQGLPEPRVCSLTRWLNGDSILSEETTQESQLLQIQSVGRLLGQLHDHAEHWPIPEKFTRPRWDWNGLFGDMAGYSNDGLRVWELTPQPYRNLFARVSRQFQEMVVLLKEDSSQFGVIHGDFWAGNILINQDQIGIIDFADCGFGYWVYDLARFLNDYISEPDFLLYLDQLLNGYSQIRPLPEASLAQIIGFITAQYAAYGLWQVNRAQDHPSFRATLEVELEETAAGIEQLMSFI is encoded by the coding sequence ATGTCTAATTTCTCAATTCAGGTTTATAAAAATCTCAATTCAAATAAACCACCAGAAATTAGTTTACCCCCTCATTTACCCCAGTCCGATTTAACTAATCCGACACTAATTAATATTGCCAAAGATTTGTTTACAGAAAATGGTGTACTTCTGATTCAAAATCTTTTTTCCCAAGACTTGATTACTCAACTAAATCAATCATTTTTTGAACAGTATAACAGCTACTTTGAAGATCAAGATCACACCGATGCCTTAGAAGTCGGTGTCAAACGAAAAATGGTGACAGTGAAGTTCCAAACTCCCTTTAATCATCCAGACCTTTATGGCAATCCTTTGTTGATCCACTTAATTGAGGGTTTACTAGGAAAAGATTTTGTTTTAGGGAGTTTTGGCGCAGTTATCGCCCTTCCCGGTGCGGAGGAACAACATATTCACCAAGATCATCCAGCACTATTTGAAGATGAGGCTTTAAATATTCAACTGCCTAGTTTTGCTATCACAGTTGTTGTCCCTCTGATTGATTTAACACCAGCTACAGGATCTACCCAAGTTTGGAAAGGTAGCCATCGTCTGTCTTCAACAGCAGAATTAGAAAATAAAAATTTATCCGTTCCGTTTGTGTCAACTGGATCTTGTTACTTGATGGACTATCAATTGTGGCATGGGGGAACGCCGAATATTTCCCATCAAGTACGACCGATTTTATACATTGTTTATTATCGTTCCTGGTTTCAAGAGACGGTTAATTATGAACAACAACTCCGGGTTTCCATCACCCAAAATGAATATCAAAAAATACCAGAAAACTATCAGTTTCTCTTTGCCAGAACCCAGGATTTGTTAAAATTTAGTCACTTCCTTAGTCTTCAGGAAAATTCCCAGCTGCCAGCCAATACCAGTGATGATCAATTAACGGCATCGGCACAAGTTGACAAACTGAGCAAACTGGCCAAACTGGCTTTAAGTGAATATGGGATGGAACACGCTGGACTAGAATTGATTTCCCACGGAGAAAACACGGTTTTTGCCGTTGATGTTGCCAAGGGATTAATTGAGCAGGAAAACAGCCGCTATTCATCTTCTCGCTTTATTTTCAGAATTCACCGCCCTAACTACCTGCCCATTTCTGCCATTACCTCAGAATTGTCCTGGTTAAAATACTTGAGTCAAGAAGCAAACCTACCTGTTCCTGAACCAATACCCACATTAGAAGGAAGACTTTGTACCTGGGGGAAATTTCAAGGATTACCCGAACCCCGCGTCTGCTCCCTAACTCGCTGGCTGAATGGCGATTCAATTTTGTCCGAGGAGACGACACAAGAATCACAACTTCTACAAATTCAGTCCGTCGGTCGTCTATTAGGGCAATTACATGATCATGCCGAGCATTGGCCTATACCAGAAAAATTTACTAGACCGCGCTGGGACTGGAATGGTTTATTCGGAGACATGGCTGGCTACAGTAACGATGGCTTACGTGTTTGGGAATTGACCCCCCAACCCTATAGAAACCTCTTTGCCAGAGTTAGCCGACAGTTTCAAGAAATGGTTGTTTTACTCAAAGAAGATTCCAGTCAATTTGGTGTAATTCATGGTGATTTTTGGGCGGGAAATATTCTGATTAATCAGGATCAAATAGGTATTATTGACTTCGCTGATTGTGGTTTTGGGTATTGGGTTTATGATCTAGCTCGATTCTTAAATGATTACATATCAGAGCCAGACTTCCTACTCTATTTAGATCAGCTATTAAATGGATATAGTCAGATTAGACCTTTACCAGAGGCGAGTTTAGCCCAGATCATCGGTTTTATTACGGCTCAATATGCAGCCTATGGACTTTGGCAAGTGAACCGAGCGCAAGATCATCCTTCTTTCCGTGCCACTTTAGAGGTAGAACTGGAAGAAACGGCTGCGGGAATTGAGCAGTTGATGTCATTTATCTAA
- a CDS encoding ABC transporter ATP-binding protein yields MAQTAMQNQRSIPNFQPLDVELRNVFKFFNQEPAVHGVDLDVKQGEFFSILGPSGCGKTTILRLIAGFERLDAGKLLIQGQSMTDVPAYKRPINTVFQSYALFNHLNVWDNIAFGLRLQKLSKLEVDGRVGDALKLVKMDSLRSRFPSHLSGGQQQRVALARALVNRPAVLLLDEPLGALDLKLRKEMQCELSNIQKNLGVTFIMVTHDQQEALSLSDRIAVMNQGKIEQVGTPSEIYERPQTSFVADFIGDTNLFSGELTTIDIGYVKVLTKSGLSIIAVRPEDTPLELLQVVNLSVRPEKIQISLYQPNLPHNCFEGRLINVMYLGTHVNYLVELTNGISVNILQPNTFGSLPDRNTPIYVWWSENDCLAISQTSRVNQ; encoded by the coding sequence ATGGCTCAAACTGCAATGCAGAATCAGAGGAGTATACCTAATTTTCAGCCACTTGATGTTGAACTGCGGAACGTGTTCAAGTTTTTCAACCAAGAACCAGCCGTACACGGTGTGGACTTAGATGTAAAACAAGGAGAGTTCTTTAGTATTTTAGGTCCTTCTGGTTGTGGGAAGACAACTATACTCCGCTTAATTGCTGGTTTTGAAAGACTTGATGCTGGTAAGTTGCTGATTCAAGGCCAATCTATGACCGATGTCCCTGCTTACAAAAGGCCTATCAATACCGTCTTTCAAAGCTATGCTCTTTTTAATCATTTGAATGTGTGGGACAATATCGCCTTTGGATTACGGTTACAAAAACTATCTAAATTGGAGGTTGATGGACGAGTAGGGGATGCGTTGAAACTCGTGAAAATGGATAGTTTGCGATCGCGTTTTCCTTCTCATTTATCTGGTGGTCAACAACAACGGGTAGCTTTAGCTAGGGCTTTAGTGAATCGTCCCGCTGTTTTGCTATTGGATGAACCATTGGGAGCTTTAGATTTAAAACTGCGGAAGGAAATGCAGTGTGAATTATCCAATATCCAAAAAAATCTAGGGGTAACGTTTATCATGGTTACACATGATCAGCAGGAAGCACTATCCTTATCTGATCGGATAGCAGTGATGAATCAAGGCAAAATAGAACAGGTTGGTACTCCTAGCGAAATTTACGAACGTCCACAAACTTCTTTTGTTGCTGACTTTATTGGTGATACCAACCTCTTCAGTGGTGAATTAACTACCATTGACATAGGATATGTAAAAGTTTTGACTAAAAGCGGATTATCAATTATTGCTGTTCGTCCAGAAGACACTCCACTGGAACTATTACAAGTAGTCAATTTGAGTGTACGTCCTGAAAAAATTCAGATTTCTTTGTATCAGCCTAATCTACCGCATAACTGCTTTGAAGGTAGATTAATTAATGTCATGTATTTGGGTACTCATGTTAATTATTTAGTGGAATTAACCAATGGCATAAGTGTTAATATTTTACAACCTAATACTTTTGGTAGTTTACCAGACCGTAATACTCCCATATATGTTTGGTGGTCAGAAAATGACTGTTTAGCTATTAGTCAAACATCAAGGGTAAATCAATAG
- a CDS encoding iron ABC transporter permease: MEKLLIKHRLFLAILCLITALGITFFVSLSQGAVNFNVAEFYQALMREGDPIKQTILWDLRLPRIIAAMVVGAALGMSGALLQGMLRNSLADPFILGISAGAGLVVIVMIVFQVFPIAIPLAAWLGAISTAAIVLFLGRSGGGISVEKLILGGVAVSSLFGSVQSTLLLMSEDGQVQIALSWLVGSLNGRGWSEISTASPYIIVALFAGCLLARSLNVLALGDELTVGLGVSLLRSRLLIGGVATLLAAGAVSIAGLIGFVGLLVPHAVRLIVGTDNRFVLPFSAVAGAWLLMFADLLARLGAVELPVGSVTALLGSPLFIWLLYRRAGGLGKL, from the coding sequence ATGGAAAAATTATTGATAAAACATCGTCTCTTCTTGGCTATCTTATGTTTAATTACTGCTTTGGGAATTACTTTTTTTGTTTCCCTTTCTCAAGGTGCTGTTAATTTTAATGTTGCTGAATTTTACCAAGCATTGATGCGGGAAGGCGACCCGATAAAACAAACAATTCTTTGGGATTTACGACTACCGAGAATTATAGCAGCAATGGTTGTAGGGGCAGCTTTGGGTATGTCTGGCGCACTTTTACAGGGGATGTTACGTAATAGTTTGGCTGACCCTTTTATCTTGGGAATTTCTGCCGGTGCTGGGTTGGTTGTAATTGTGATGATTGTTTTTCAGGTGTTCCCCATTGCGATTCCTTTAGCTGCTTGGTTAGGGGCAATTTCTACCGCTGCTATTGTGCTTTTTCTGGGGCGTTCTGGGGGAGGAATTTCGGTAGAAAAGTTAATTTTGGGAGGGGTTGCTGTTAGTTCTTTGTTCGGTTCTGTACAAAGTACGTTATTATTAATGTCGGAAGATGGACAGGTACAAATTGCCTTGAGTTGGTTGGTTGGTAGTTTAAATGGTCGCGGTTGGTCGGAAATTTCTACTGCTAGTCCTTATATTATTGTAGCTTTATTTGCTGGTTGTTTGTTAGCGCGATCGCTTAATGTTTTAGCTTTAGGTGATGAGTTAACTGTGGGTTTAGGTGTTTCTTTATTACGTTCCCGTTTATTAATTGGTGGTGTGGCCACTTTATTAGCTGCTGGTGCTGTGAGTATTGCTGGTTTAATTGGTTTTGTGGGTTTACTTGTTCCCCATGCGGTCAGGTTAATTGTCGGCACTGATAACCGTTTTGTTTTACCTTTTTCTGCTGTCGCTGGTGCTTGGTTATTGATGTTTGCAGATTTATTAGCACGATTGGGTGCGGTGGAACTTCCTGTTGGTTCGGTGACTGCTTTGTTGGGTTCTCCTCTGTTTATTTGGTTACTTTATCGTCGTGCAGGTGGTTTAGGTAAACTATAG
- a CDS encoding spermidine/putrescine ABC transporter substrate-binding protein — protein sequence MTRRRKFLKQIALLSSLSLSSCGWRLANVNANYSGSGKSDELYLYTWSQYTDQELLSTFTSQTGIKVMVDTFDSNDVMLAKLQAGGGSSYSVIYPSDYMVQKMVEKNLLIELDHEKLIGLENLFTQFQNPIYDPNNRYSLPFSWGTTGFIYNSEKLETEPTDWEYLWQNKDKLNKRMTLLNDVREVMGATLKMLGYSYNSQNEAEIKAAYEKLRTLKPAIAAFDTDAWRNQILAGDLWLAMCYSSDAVKITEENPKLKYVVPSSGSSLWSDTVVIPKTAPNQQGAYSWINLLLQADVAAEITKRLAVAIPNRAGFEQLSQKLQNNTNLFPPESVLDKCERLTPIGDFEAVYERYWTQLLA from the coding sequence ATGACTAGGAGAAGAAAATTTCTCAAACAAATAGCTCTACTCTCCAGCTTATCTTTAAGTAGTTGTGGTTGGAGATTAGCTAATGTCAATGCCAATTACTCTGGTTCTGGTAAAAGTGATGAATTGTATTTATATACATGGAGTCAATATACAGACCAAGAACTATTATCTACTTTTACTTCTCAAACAGGAATCAAAGTTATGGTAGATACTTTCGATTCTAATGATGTGATGCTGGCTAAACTACAAGCTGGAGGTGGTAGTTCTTATAGCGTGATTTATCCATCTGATTATATGGTTCAGAAGATGGTAGAAAAAAATTTGTTAATAGAACTCGATCATGAAAAGCTAATTGGGTTAGAAAATCTATTTACCCAATTTCAAAATCCTATTTATGACCCTAATAACCGCTATAGTTTACCCTTTAGTTGGGGAACAACAGGGTTTATTTATAACTCGGAAAAACTGGAAACAGAACCAACAGACTGGGAGTATCTTTGGCAAAATAAAGACAAGTTAAATAAACGCATGACATTGTTAAATGATGTCAGGGAAGTGATGGGAGCAACTTTAAAGATGTTGGGTTATTCCTACAATTCTCAAAACGAAGCAGAAATTAAAGCAGCTTATGAAAAACTGAGAACATTAAAACCTGCGATCGCTGCTTTTGATACAGATGCTTGGCGAAATCAAATCCTAGCAGGAGATTTGTGGTTAGCAATGTGTTATTCTAGCGATGCTGTGAAAATCACTGAAGAAAACCCAAAACTAAAATATGTAGTTCCCAGTAGTGGTTCTTCTTTATGGAGTGATACGGTGGTAATTCCTAAAACAGCACCCAATCAGCAAGGTGCTTATAGCTGGATTAACTTACTTCTGCAAGCAGATGTAGCGGCAGAAATTACTAAAAGATTAGCTGTTGCTATTCCTAACCGCGCTGGTTTTGAACAACTATCGCAAAAACTACAAAATAACACTAATTTATTTCCGCCAGAATCTGTTTTAGACAAGTGTGAACGTCTGACACCCATAGGTGATTTTGAAGCAGTTTATGAACGATATTGGACTCAATTATTAGCATGA